One window of the Candidatus Chryseobacterium colombiense genome contains the following:
- a CDS encoding glutaminyl-peptide cyclotransferase — translation MKKNIIAGFAAILLLASCNKDEKILSTLSDYNNSMEAKGYHFGDKLNLPKEVTDNAESITVSFGDKETTDLTVDPKFFTLGDNAVTFNIKTKGGETLNQDATINVFAKSPEKNIAYQIVAEYPHDPKNFVQGFQIEGNTIYESDGQNGSSQILKYTLGTTTPLASTKQPQEDFSEGSTIVGDKVYQLTWQSKKGYIYDKSSLKLLKEFAYPNVFGEGWGLTYDGKNLIASDGSKLLYFLNPNDPSKLVKYIAVAGSSQAYDQLNELEYHNGFIYANVWQKPIILKINPENGEVIGKFDFTEIAKQNTKGSDDVLNGITFKGDNMLVTGKNWSKIYEVAIKE, via the coding sequence ATGAAAAAGAATATCATAGCAGGTTTTGCTGCAATTTTGTTATTGGCTTCATGTAATAAAGATGAAAAGATCTTAAGTACTTTAAGTGATTATAACAATTCTATGGAAGCAAAAGGATATCATTTTGGAGATAAGCTGAACCTTCCTAAAGAAGTGACGGATAATGCAGAAAGTATCACTGTAAGTTTCGGAGATAAAGAAACTACAGATTTAACAGTAGATCCTAAATTTTTTACATTAGGAGATAATGCTGTTACTTTCAATATAAAAACAAAAGGAGGAGAAACTTTGAACCAGGATGCTACCATTAATGTCTTTGCGAAAAGTCCTGAAAAAAATATTGCCTATCAAATCGTAGCGGAATATCCTCATGATCCTAAAAACTTCGTACAGGGTTTCCAGATTGAAGGAAATACAATTTATGAAAGTGACGGGCAGAACGGATCTTCACAAATTCTGAAGTATACGTTGGGAACGACAACGCCCCTTGCTTCCACAAAACAGCCTCAGGAAGACTTTTCTGAAGGAAGTACCATTGTAGGAGATAAAGTATATCAGTTGACCTGGCAAAGTAAAAAAGGATATATTTACGATAAAAGCTCTTTAAAATTATTAAAAGAATTTGCATATCCGAATGTATTTGGAGAGGGTTGGGGATTGACGTATGACGGTAAAAATCTGATCGCTTCGGACGGAAGTAAGCTATTGTATTTTTTAAATCCGAACGATCCATCCAAATTGGTAAAATATATTGCAGTTGCGGGAAGCTCTCAGGCTTACGACCAGTTGAATGAGCTGGAATATCATAATGGATTTATCTATGCAAATGTTTGGCAAAAGCCTATTATCCTAAAAATCAATCCGGAAAACGGGGAGGTTATAGGAAAATTTGATTTTACTGAAATTGCCAAACAAAATACAAAAGGAAGTGATGATGTATTAAACGGAATTACTTTTAAAGGAGATAATATGCTGGTAACCGGTAAAAACTGGTCAAAAATATATGAGGTAGCCATTAAAGAATAA
- a CDS encoding VOC family protein has protein sequence MSKYKSLRPILWTENLEDTIGFYIHVLGFTLQERNDDWQWASLEKDGIEIMLTKPNQHEDFKGIGFTGSFYFTVDHVDELWEDLKTKAKVCYEIETFDWEMREFAVYDNNGYILQFGQHIDEISKEE, from the coding sequence ATGTCAAAATATAAATCACTTCGTCCTATTTTATGGACAGAAAACCTGGAGGATACTATTGGTTTTTATATTCACGTCCTGGGATTTACATTGCAGGAAAGAAATGATGACTGGCAATGGGCTTCCCTGGAGAAAGACGGAATAGAAATTATGCTTACGAAACCGAATCAGCATGAAGATTTTAAAGGAATAGGCTTTACAGGCTCATTTTATTTTACTGTAGATCATGTGGATGAGCTTTGGGAAGATTTGAAAACAAAAGCAAAAGTCTGCTACGAAATTGAGACTTTCGACTGGGAAATGAGAGAGTTTGCAGTATATGACAATAACGGATATATATTACAATTTGGTCAACATATTGATGAAATTAGCAAGGAGGAATAA
- a CDS encoding SRPBCC domain-containing protein translates to MSIPIIVQYNIKAPVEKVWKALTDKQEMKFWYFDIPDFEPEIGKIFNFYEPGEERKYHHQGEILEIIPHKKLKHTWSYPELSDGITTVTWELNQQGEETSVTLIHDDIDHLKELGVNFSREAFADGWNGILKQSLKSYLEN, encoded by the coding sequence ATGAGTATTCCAATTATAGTTCAGTACAATATAAAAGCTCCGGTTGAAAAAGTCTGGAAGGCTTTGACCGATAAACAGGAAATGAAATTCTGGTATTTTGATATTCCCGATTTTGAACCGGAAATAGGAAAAATCTTTAATTTCTATGAACCCGGGGAAGAAAGGAAATATCATCACCAGGGAGAAATATTGGAAATCATTCCTCATAAAAAGCTTAAACATACCTGGTCTTATCCGGAACTGTCGGACGGAATAACTACTGTAACCTGGGAACTGAATCAACAAGGAGAAGAAACATCGGTCACACTTATTCATGATGATATTGATCATTTGAAGGAATTGGGAGTAAACTTTTCCAGAGAAGCTTTTGCAGATGGCTGGAATGGAATTCTGAAGCAAAGTTTAAAATCTTATCTGGAAAACTAA
- a CDS encoding Na+/H+ antiporter → MIHNYVILSIAVLLSVMILVMIGQKLKVAYPIFLVIAGLLISLIPGMPHIEIEPDLVFLIFLPPILFEAAWFTSWQDFHKWRKQIFSMAFGLVFLTSIVVAYLSSSIIPGLTVAMGFLLGGVNSPPDAVAATSVLKHMKIPKKITSILEGESLINDASSLIVFKFALAAVVSGQFIFGEAVKDFFTMAIGGIAIGVGSGLLFGALLRIIPSNSNIDTIITLIVPYIMYVGAEHFHFSGVLSVVAGGLLMSYNSHCYLSHTSRIQSGNVWSVLIFLMNTIIFILIGLELPVVVAGMQDYTISEGIFYSIVIGGAIILTRILYSYAIMYFPRLCSKEFRLKAPKPDWREPFIISFAAMRGVVSLAAALSIPAFLPNGEAFPHRNIILFVTFVIILITLVGQGLLLTPILKFLKISDAGSELPEEKQEVILMRKLKETALHKLDNDFLELAKKNSLVQHQKHKLENEMMMMADKAQCMATTGDYVTAMNENKDVMRQIIQAQRNELHRLKREKIFDDHVMRTIEMQLDFDEAKITGFSHG, encoded by the coding sequence ATGATTCACAATTATGTCATACTATCAATCGCGGTATTGTTGTCTGTGATGATATTGGTAATGATAGGGCAGAAGCTGAAAGTCGCCTATCCTATATTTCTGGTCATTGCAGGGCTTTTAATAAGCCTTATTCCCGGAATGCCCCATATTGAAATAGAACCCGATTTGGTATTTCTGATTTTCCTTCCTCCTATTTTATTTGAAGCTGCCTGGTTTACTTCATGGCAGGATTTTCATAAATGGAGAAAACAGATATTTTCTATGGCTTTCGGCCTGGTTTTTTTAACTTCCATTGTTGTCGCTTATTTGTCATCATCAATTATTCCAGGACTTACTGTTGCAATGGGATTTTTGTTGGGAGGAGTCAATTCTCCGCCGGATGCTGTGGCTGCAACTTCTGTATTAAAGCACATGAAAATCCCCAAAAAAATTACCAGTATTCTGGAAGGAGAAAGCTTAATTAATGATGCATCCAGTTTAATAGTATTCAAATTTGCTTTAGCAGCTGTGGTTTCCGGACAATTCATTTTTGGAGAAGCGGTAAAAGACTTTTTCACAATGGCAATTGGAGGAATTGCGATTGGAGTAGGATCGGGATTGCTTTTCGGAGCTTTACTGAGAATTATTCCCTCCAATTCAAATATTGATACCATTATTACTTTAATTGTTCCTTACATTATGTATGTGGGAGCGGAACATTTTCATTTTTCCGGAGTACTTTCTGTGGTTGCAGGAGGATTATTGATGTCTTATAATTCTCATTGCTACCTGAGTCATACTTCCAGGATTCAGTCAGGAAATGTGTGGAGTGTCCTTATCTTTTTAATGAATACCATTATTTTTATCCTTATCGGGTTGGAGTTGCCTGTTGTAGTTGCCGGGATGCAGGATTATACCATTTCTGAAGGGATTTTCTATAGTATTGTTATCGGTGGGGCCATCATCCTTACCAGAATCCTGTACAGCTATGCAATTATGTATTTCCCGAGACTTTGTTCAAAAGAATTTAGGCTGAAAGCTCCGAAACCCGACTGGCGTGAACCATTTATTATCAGTTTTGCGGCAATGAGAGGAGTGGTTTCTTTAGCCGCAGCATTATCAATTCCGGCATTTTTACCTAATGGAGAAGCTTTTCCACACCGAAACATCATTTTGTTTGTCACTTTTGTGATTATTTTGATTACTTTGGTTGGACAAGGATTACTTCTTACACCGATTTTAAAGTTTTTAAAAATAAGTGACGCGGGAAGCGAGCTGCCTGAAGAAAAGCAGGAAGTAATTTTAATGAGAAAATTAAAAGAAACGGCTTTGCATAAACTTGATAATGACTTTTTGGAACTGGCCAAAAAAAACAGTTTGGTACAACATCAGAAACATAAACTGGAAAATGAAATGATGATGATGGCAGATAAAGCACAATGTATGGCAACAACAGGAGATTATGTAACGGCGATGAATGAAAATAAAGATGTAATGAGACAGATTATTCAGGCTCAGAGAAACGAGCTTCACCGCCTGAAACGTGAAAAAATATTTGACGATCATGTCATGAGAACCATTGAAATGCAGCTTGATTTCGATGAGGCTAAAATCACAGGTTTTTCTCATGGATAA